One stretch of Anas acuta chromosome W, bAnaAcu1.1, whole genome shotgun sequence DNA includes these proteins:
- the LOC137846907 gene encoding olfactory receptor 14C36-like: protein MYFFLLNLALLDLGCISTTLPKAMANALWNTRAISYQGCAAQVFFLVFLIGSEFFLLTVMAYDRYVAICKPLHYGSLLGSRACAQMAAAAWGSGFLNAVLHTATTFSLPLCQGNAVDQFFCEIPQILKLSCSGTYLTEVKFLLVSACLGVGCFVFIVFSYVQIFRAVLRMPSVQGRHKAFSTCLPHLAVVSLYLSTAVFAYLKPPSISFPFLDLVVAVLYSAFPPVVNPIIYSMRNKELKEALRMLLQYSVFRQRSHLQHVIP from the coding sequence atgtacttcttcctcctcaacctcgccctccttgacctgggctgcatctccaccactctgcccaaagccatggccaatgccctctggaacaccagggccatctcctatcaagggtGTGCTGCTCAGGTGTTCTTTTTAGTCTTCCTTATTGGTTCagagttttttcttctcactgtcatggcctatgaccgctatgttgccatctgcaagcccctgcactacgggagcctcctgggcagcagagcttgtgcccagatggcagcagctgcctggggcagtggctttctcaatgctgtcctgcacacggccactacattttccctgcccctctgccaaggcaatgctgtggaccagttcttctgtgaaatcccccagatcctcaagctctcctgctcaggtACCTACCTCACAGAAGTCAAGTTTCTTCTGGTTAGTGCCTGTTTAggtgttggttgttttgtttttattgttttttcctatgttcagatcttcagggcagtgctgaggatgccctctgtgcagggccggcacaaagccttttccacgtgcctccctcacctggccgtggtctccctgtATCTCAGTACTGCcgtgtttgcctacctgaagcccccctctaTCTCTTTTCCATTCCTGGACCTAGTGGTGGCTGTTTTGTACTCAGCGTTTCCTCCCGTAGTGAACCCcatcatctacagcatgaggaataaAGAGCTCAAGGAGGCACTGAGGATGTTATTGCAATATTCAGTATTTCGACAAAGAAGCCATCTTCAGCATGTGATTCCCTGA